TAAGGCTTTCGATGCTCCAAAAGCCAATCCTGAATTACTGCATCCCTGCCTTAAAGGGCGAGACTTCCAGAAGAAAAAGGTAAGCTTTTATCCATTAACTCCCTATTTTTTATGGTGGTGAGTTATGCTGTACAAAGAGTTAGCCGAGTTATATAGAAGACTGGAAAAAACAACACTCAAGACTTTAAAAACAAGGTTTGTCGCTGATTTTCTCAAGAAAGTTGAGGATGAGGAGCTTTTGGAAATTGTACCCTATCTCATTCTGGGAAAGGTCTTCCCAGATTGGGATGAAAGAGAATTGGGCGTTGGTGAAAAGCTCCTTATTAAAGCAGTTGCAATGGCAACCGGTATTAATGCAGAGTGGATAGAGAATTCGGTAAAAGACACTGGTGATTTGGGTGAGAGTGTCGCATTAGCTCTTCAAAAAAGAAGACAGAAGAGCTTTTTTGGGCAGCCTTTGACAATAAAGAGAGTTTACAAAACTCTTGTAAAAGTTGCAGAAACTACAGGGGAAGGAAGCCAAGATAGGAAGCTTAAATATCTTGCAAACCTCTTCATGGATGCTGAACCAATTGAAGGGAAGTATTTGGCAAGAACAATCCTCGGAACAATGAGAACAGGAGTTGCAGAGGGACTTTTGAGAGATGCAATAGCTGAGGCATTTAGAGTAAAGCCAGAGCTTGTTGAGAGAGCTTACATGCTAACAAGTGATTTTGGGTTTGTTACAAAAATAGCCAAGCTTGAGGGAAATGAAGGATTATCCAAGGTCACAATCCAGATTGGAAAGCCAATAAAGCCGATGCTTGCCCAAATGGCTGCTAGTGTTAGAGAAGCCTTAGTCGAAATGGGCGGCGAAGCAGAGTTTGAAATTAAATATGACGGCGCAAGAGTTCAAGTTCACAAAGATGGAGATAAAGTGATTATCTATTCCAGAAGACTGGAGAACGTTACAAAGTCCATTCCAGAGGTCGTTGAGAGGATAAGGAAGAGCATAAAACCAGAAAAAGCTATAGTTGAAGGAGAACTTGTAGCAGTTGGAGAAGGAGGAAGGCCGAGACCATTCCAATATGTCTTGAGGAGATTTAGGAGAAAATACAACATCCAAGAGATGATTGAGAAAATACCTTTGGAGCTTAATTTATTTGATGTCCTCTACGTTGATGGAGAAAACTTAATTGATACTCCTTTTATCGAGCGCCGCAAGAAA
The nucleotide sequence above comes from Thermococcus sp. M39. Encoded proteins:
- a CDS encoding ATP-dependent DNA ligase; protein product: MLYKELAELYRRLEKTTLKTLKTRFVADFLKKVEDEELLEIVPYLILGKVFPDWDERELGVGEKLLIKAVAMATGINAEWIENSVKDTGDLGESVALALQKRRQKSFFGQPLTIKRVYKTLVKVAETTGEGSQDRKLKYLANLFMDAEPIEGKYLARTILGTMRTGVAEGLLRDAIAEAFRVKPELVERAYMLTSDFGFVTKIAKLEGNEGLSKVTIQIGKPIKPMLAQMAASVREALVEMGGEAEFEIKYDGARVQVHKDGDKVIIYSRRLENVTKSIPEVVERIRKSIKPEKAIVEGELVAVGEGGRPRPFQYVLRRFRRKYNIQEMIEKIPLELNLFDVLYVDGENLIDTPFIERRKKLESIVEANQWIKVAENLITKSPEEAEKFYHKALDMGHEGLMAKRLDAVYEPGNRGKKWLKIKPTMENLDLVIIGAEWGEGRRAHVLSSFLLGAYDPGTGTFVPVGKVGSGFTDEDLIEFTKMLKPLIKKEKGKFVEIEPKVVIEVTYQEIQKSPKYESGFALRFPRYVTLRDDKSPEDADTVERIAQLYELQERMKAGKR